The Deltaproteobacteria bacterium genome contains a region encoding:
- a CDS encoding phosphotransferase family protein, with translation MALRRDGESGRGAGGEDEERGGEKDDTARAHVGPPKRRTSKSGHEDEAKITDPTENSSGEQCRASDWTSGREIRSVADGRGATFVTGKSDKSGSVSSAGAPPSDRVGTVRAGEEFDVAALDAWLKARVPSLSGMPRVTQFSGGASNWTYRLEYDRDDLVLRRPPAGTKAKSAHDMSREYRVQNALRPVFPYVPEMIAHCDDASVIGSEFYVMRRIDGLIPRASLGFDLDPARTRALCERVVDTLVELHSIDPADVGLDAMDRGPGYVRRQVEGWSDRYRRARTWNVPKFESVMSWLAKNGPDDGPHRVIHNDFRFDNVVLDRTDPTRVIGVLDWEMATIGDGLMDLGNSMAYWVQADDDPIGRALRRQPTHLPGMMTRREVVERYCTRMGIRPDNWAFYEVCGAFRLAVIIQQIYYRFHHRQTRNPAFRRFWLVAHYLHWRCRTAIRKSGVA, from the coding sequence ATGGCTCTGCGCCGTGATGGAGAGAGCGGTCGCGGGGCCGGCGGCGAGGACGAGGAACGCGGCGGAGAGAAGGACGATACGGCGCGGGCGCATGTCGGGCCTCCCAAACGACGAACTTCGAAAAGCGGTCACGAGGACGAAGCTAAGATAACTGACCCTACCGAAAATTCGAGCGGCGAACAATGTCGGGCTTCGGATTGGACAAGCGGGCGTGAAATCCGTAGCGTCGCAGACGGAAGAGGGGCGACTTTCGTGACGGGGAAATCCGACAAATCGGGGTCGGTGAGTTCGGCGGGTGCGCCGCCTTCGGACCGCGTCGGCACGGTGCGCGCGGGCGAGGAGTTCGACGTCGCCGCGCTCGACGCGTGGCTCAAGGCGCGCGTGCCGTCGCTTTCGGGTATGCCCCGCGTCACGCAGTTTTCCGGCGGAGCGTCGAACTGGACCTACCGGCTGGAATACGACCGCGACGATCTCGTACTGCGTCGCCCGCCCGCCGGCACCAAGGCGAAGTCGGCGCACGACATGTCGCGCGAGTACCGCGTGCAGAACGCGCTGCGCCCCGTTTTCCCCTATGTGCCCGAGATGATCGCGCACTGCGACGACGCCTCGGTGATCGGCAGCGAGTTCTACGTGATGCGCCGCATCGACGGGCTCATTCCGCGCGCGAGCCTGGGATTCGATCTCGACCCGGCGCGGACGCGCGCGCTGTGCGAACGCGTCGTGGACACCCTGGTCGAGCTGCATTCGATCGATCCGGCGGACGTGGGACTCGACGCAATGGATCGCGGCCCGGGATACGTGCGCCGTCAGGTCGAAGGCTGGAGCGATCGCTATCGCCGCGCGCGGACGTGGAACGTCCCGAAATTCGAGTCGGTGATGTCATGGCTCGCGAAAAACGGGCCAGACGACGGCCCGCACCGCGTGATCCACAACGACTTTCGTTTCGACAACGTGGTGCTCGACCGGACTGACCCCACGCGGGTGATCGGCGTGCTCGACTGGGAGATGGCGACGATCGGTGACGGCCTGATGGATCTCGGCAACAGCATGGCCTATTGGGTGCAGGCCGACGACGACCCGATCGGTCGCGCGTTGCGTCGCCAACCGACGCACCTGCCCGGCATGATGACGCGCCGCGAAGTCGTTGAGCGCTATTGCACGCGAATGGGCATCCGTCCGGACAATTGGGCGTTTTACGAAGTCTGCGGGGCGTTCCGGCTCGCCGTCATCATTCAGCAGATCTACTACCGCTTCCATCATCGGCAGACGCGCAATCCCGCATTTCGGCGGTTCTGGCTCGTCGCGCATTACCTGCACTGGCGTTGCCGGACGGCCATTCGAAAGAGCGGCGTCGCATGA